In Streptomyces violaceusniger Tu 4113, one DNA window encodes the following:
- a CDS encoding NAD(P)/FAD-dependent oxidoreductase, translated as MICADGGRYPADTVVSCAGRWTQKVAELAGAYVPMADPDLAGSATVGFLATTAPTAARLARVLTGPRLNVRPDGGGRLLLQALDLDASADPAKPYAPDGEIATDMLARLPEVLNAAEGTVVEKVRVGQRAMPGDGFTVAGFPASDVPFYVVATHSGITLAPLLGHLVADELYGHESPLLKDFRPGRSTSGEVLPPPPPARRPGEQ; from the coding sequence GTGATCTGCGCCGACGGCGGCCGCTACCCGGCGGACACGGTGGTGAGCTGCGCGGGCCGGTGGACACAGAAGGTGGCCGAGCTGGCGGGTGCGTACGTCCCCATGGCGGACCCGGATCTCGCGGGCTCGGCGACGGTCGGCTTCCTCGCCACCACCGCACCGACGGCCGCGCGCCTGGCCCGCGTGCTGACCGGCCCGCGGCTCAACGTCCGCCCCGACGGCGGTGGCCGTCTGCTGCTCCAGGCCCTGGACCTGGACGCCTCCGCGGACCCCGCCAAGCCGTACGCGCCCGATGGTGAGATCGCCACCGACATGCTGGCCCGTCTGCCCGAGGTGCTGAACGCCGCGGAGGGCACCGTCGTGGAGAAGGTCCGGGTCGGCCAACGCGCCATGCCGGGCGACGGTTTCACGGTGGCAGGCTTCCCCGCCTCCGACGTTCCGTTCTACGTGGTGGCGACCCACAGCGGCATCACCCTGGCCCCGCTGCTCGGCCACCTGGTCGCGGACGAGCTCTACGGCCATGAGTCCCCCCTGCTGAAGGACTTCCGGCCGGGCCGCTCCACCTCGGGCGAGGTCCTGCCCCCGCCGCCTCCGGCACGCCGCCCGGGCGAGCAGTGA
- a CDS encoding ROK family transcriptional regulator, producing MPGDIATSALARRVNAARILAKLRERPANRAEMSSGDLVDATGMSRPTVHAAAHHLVELGWVRESTDRVDGRLSGRGRPSRVFSFAAAAGHVLGIDIGAHSVRVVVADLRGAFVAEARIAFGDPSVRPEQRITRVRKLAVEVVRTAGLRDEQVLAVCVGTSGPVDADGVVQQRTGIPGFLGVDLRAALARDFSARVCVENDCNLALIGERWRGCAGTSQDVVCLLAGERLGVGMCTGGTLVRGQANSARDLGFLSLMGDYSRDDGIARSVRERGASLLAKVAAPGTPPRPGIPGAELRTLTDADPRRVSARDVFEAVRRGDLGAARALEEGLEAAARAIATLTMLLAPELVVVTGAVAGAGDVLLPPLRRRLTELVPRVPRVEASPLREHAVVTGAVRLALDTAETDFLDPLAPAPRAA from the coding sequence ATGCCGGGCGATATCGCTACATCCGCCCTGGCCCGGAGGGTCAACGCCGCCCGCATCCTGGCAAAGCTGCGGGAACGCCCCGCGAACCGGGCGGAGATGTCCTCCGGCGACTTGGTGGATGCCACGGGCATGTCGCGGCCCACCGTGCACGCCGCCGCGCACCACCTCGTCGAGCTCGGCTGGGTCCGGGAGAGCACCGATCGCGTCGATGGGCGTCTCTCCGGGCGCGGTCGGCCATCGAGGGTCTTCTCGTTCGCGGCGGCCGCCGGTCATGTCCTGGGCATCGACATCGGCGCACACAGTGTCCGCGTCGTCGTAGCCGATCTGCGGGGAGCTTTCGTCGCCGAGGCGCGGATCGCGTTCGGTGACCCATCGGTCCGCCCGGAACAGCGCATCACGCGGGTGCGGAAGCTCGCCGTCGAGGTGGTGCGGACCGCCGGGCTGCGCGATGAGCAGGTACTGGCGGTCTGCGTCGGCACCAGCGGCCCCGTCGACGCCGACGGCGTCGTACAGCAGCGCACCGGCATCCCGGGGTTCCTCGGGGTCGACCTCCGCGCCGCGCTGGCCCGGGACTTCTCCGCGCGGGTGTGCGTGGAGAACGACTGCAACCTGGCCCTCATCGGCGAGCGCTGGCGAGGCTGCGCGGGCACCTCCCAGGATGTCGTCTGTCTGCTGGCGGGGGAGAGGCTGGGGGTGGGCATGTGCACCGGCGGCACCCTGGTGCGCGGCCAGGCCAACAGCGCCCGGGACCTCGGTTTCCTGTCCCTGATGGGTGACTACTCCCGCGACGACGGCATCGCGAGATCCGTCCGGGAGCGGGGAGCGTCGCTGCTCGCCAAGGTGGCGGCCCCCGGCACACCGCCGCGCCCCGGCATACCGGGCGCCGAGCTGCGCACTCTGACCGACGCGGACCCGCGCCGCGTGAGCGCGAGGGATGTCTTCGAGGCCGTCCGCCGGGGCGACCTCGGCGCCGCCCGGGCCCTGGAGGAGGGGCTGGAGGCGGCCGCCCGCGCGATCGCCACGCTGACGATGCTGCTCGCCCCCGAACTGGTGGTGGTCACCGGCGCCGTGGCGGGAGCGGGAGACGTTCTGCTGCCGCCGCTGCGGCGCCGGCTGACCGAACTCGTCCCGCGCGTCCCCCGTGTCGAAGCCTCGCCGTTGCGCGAGCATGCCGTGGTCACCGGTGCCGTACGCCTCGCCCTCGACACGGCCGAGACGGACTTCCTCGACCCACTCGCCCCCGCCCCCAGGGCGGCCTGA
- a CDS encoding SGNH/GDSL hydrolase family protein — MTARRAALGGVAAALLAAAALHATPAEAAGSRHDVVTWAASADRLGDGTADRGYRMVVHTSVGGSDLRIRLSNAFGDRPLTLDSVYAGVQKSGAELKPGSNRRLTFGGGHTVTIPAGETVLSDALPDGLPAATNLVVSLHTPDAAGPATGHGMAMQTSYTTQGDHTGEESATHWTDTTGSWFYLDAATVRTSAAPGAVVALGDSITDGWQSTTDLNRRWPDYLARRLQKAATGVRGVANEGISGNKVLADGAGQSALNRLDRDVLSLPGVRTVFLFEGVNDIKAHTGVTAADMIDGYRRIIARAHAAGKCVVGATVGPFKGWSEWDAAAERVRQDVNAFVRSSGEFDAVTDFDRVLRSPYDPERVLPFLDNGDHLHPNDKGMQAMADAVDLAALDCADGPRSTG, encoded by the coding sequence ATGACGGCCCGCCGCGCCGCCCTCGGCGGCGTGGCCGCCGCACTGCTCGCGGCCGCCGCCCTCCACGCCACCCCGGCCGAGGCGGCGGGCAGCCGGCACGACGTCGTCACCTGGGCGGCGAGCGCGGATCGGCTGGGGGACGGGACAGCGGACCGCGGGTACCGGATGGTCGTGCACACCAGTGTCGGCGGGAGCGATCTACGCATCCGCCTCTCCAACGCCTTCGGCGACCGGCCGCTGACCCTCGACAGTGTCTACGCCGGCGTCCAGAAGTCGGGTGCCGAGCTGAAGCCGGGCAGCAACCGGCGGCTGACCTTCGGCGGCGGGCACACCGTCACCATCCCGGCGGGCGAGACCGTGCTCAGCGACGCCCTGCCCGACGGTCTGCCCGCCGCGACCAACCTGGTCGTCAGCCTCCACACCCCCGACGCCGCCGGTCCGGCCACGGGGCACGGGATGGCGATGCAGACGTCGTACACGACCCAGGGCGATCACACGGGAGAGGAGAGCGCCACGCACTGGACGGACACCACCGGCTCCTGGTTCTACCTCGACGCCGCCACCGTCCGCACATCCGCCGCCCCCGGTGCCGTGGTGGCGCTCGGCGACTCCATCACCGACGGCTGGCAGTCCACCACCGACCTCAACCGCCGCTGGCCCGACTACCTCGCGCGCCGGTTGCAGAAGGCGGCCACCGGCGTCAGGGGAGTGGCGAACGAGGGGATCTCCGGCAACAAGGTCCTCGCCGACGGCGCCGGGCAGAGCGCCCTGAACCGGCTCGACCGCGATGTCCTGTCCCTCCCGGGCGTGCGGACCGTGTTCCTCTTCGAGGGGGTCAACGACATCAAGGCGCACACCGGCGTCACCGCCGCGGACATGATCGACGGCTACCGCCGGATCATCGCCCGGGCGCACGCGGCCGGTAAGTGCGTGGTCGGCGCCACTGTGGGCCCCTTCAAGGGCTGGTCCGAATGGGACGCGGCCGCCGAGCGGGTACGCCAGGACGTCAACGCCTTCGTCCGCAGCAGCGGCGAGTTCGACGCGGTCACCGACTTCGACCGCGTCCTGCGCAGCCCCTACGACCCCGAGCGGGTGCTGCCGTTCCTCGACAACGGCGATCATCTGCACCCCAACGACAAGGGGATGCAGGCGATGGCCGACGCCGTCGACCTTGCCGCACTCGACTGCGCCGACGGCCCGCGCTCCACGGGCTGA
- a CDS encoding sulfatase-like hydrolase/transferase, with the protein MKYSHKKGSGSSTTGVQSVRRPVLDRLAAEGVSVDRSFACQPVCAPSRASLRTGQYPTTTGVFRNGLALPRDTPALARSFRDAGYATGYIGKWHLAGDHTAGAVPEEDRAGYEHWLAANLLEFTSDAYETTLYDGSGTPHRFEGYRADALGSAAIDFIDHARDRDHDQDVDLDRPARRERP; encoded by the coding sequence ATAAAATACTCTCATAAAAAGGGAAGCGGCAGCTCAACCACAGGTGTTCAGTCCGTACGACGGCCGGTCCTCGACCGCCTTGCCGCCGAGGGCGTGAGCGTGGACCGCTCCTTCGCCTGTCAGCCCGTGTGCGCGCCCTCCCGCGCCAGCCTCCGGACCGGCCAGTACCCGACCACCACCGGTGTCTTCCGCAACGGTCTTGCCCTCCCCCGGGACACTCCGGCCCTGGCCCGCTCCTTCCGGGACGCGGGCTATGCCACCGGCTACATCGGCAAGTGGCATCTCGCCGGTGACCACACCGCCGGGGCGGTGCCGGAGGAGGACCGGGCCGGATACGAACACTGGCTCGCCGCCAACCTGCTGGAATTCACCTCGGACGCCTACGAGACCACGCTGTACGACGGCAGCGGCACCCCGCACCGCTTCGAGGGCTACCGCGCCGACGCGCTCGGCTCCGCCGCGATCGACTTCATCGACCACGCCCGGGACCGCGACCACGACCAGGACGTGGACCTGGACCGGCCGGCCCGGCGGGAACGGCCGTGA
- a CDS encoding glycosyl hydrolase family 95 catalytic domain-containing protein: MNPRPTDAGSDPSRAPGSDPSRRTALSLAATAGLTAALGALPAFTASAAPRRPADTPPLTGTSHDQLWWQAPGDEGSLIEQGLPVGNGRLGALASNDPGRELLLITDATMWTGGLNDALDADGQFPYGRGDFGSFTLLARLTVDIPDHDLSGVNGYRRTLDLAQGLVTSSYVRSGVTYRRQVFASHPDDAIVLHFTQSGGGHYTGTLTLGGTHGEKPSSAESFGASFPGGLRYGAAVTAYGSGGRVRVNGTRIDFSGCEDLTVVVSGGTNYVPDADREYRDPSLDPEKLARTKVRAAARHSADTLRRTHIADYRGLYEKFALSLGTSTDAQRSLDTWERLTARARDGEPDPELEAAYLQYSRYLMISGSRDSLPLNLQGLWLDGNDPDWMGDYHTDINIQMNYWMADRAGLSSCFDAFADYCLAQLPSWAELTHDLFNDPRNRYRNSTGKVGGWAVAFSTNIHGGSGWWWHPAGNAWLSNSLYEHYEYTQSRAYLAKIYPLLKGACEFWEARLLTTTLPGTSKEVLIDDSDWSPEHGPQDAKGNTYSQELVWALFGNFAAAAAELKKDTGYAATIASLREKLYLPEVSPKTGWLQEWMSPDNLGETTHRHLSALIGLFPGDRIRPDGSTPQEIVDGATALLTARGMNSFGWANAWRALCWARLKNADKAYQLIANNLRPSTDGSNGTAFNLFDIYEVEKGRGIFQIDANFGTPAAISEMLLYSRPGHLELLPALPDAWSASGSVTGLAARGGFVVDLHWKQGVPTSVRIHSVGGRTTTVAHGGTSRTIRLAPGESLTLKGLAR; encoded by the coding sequence ATGAACCCCCGCCCGACCGACGCCGGCAGTGACCCCAGCAGAGCCCCCGGCAGTGACCCCAGCAGAAGAACCGCGCTGTCCCTCGCGGCGACGGCCGGACTTACCGCCGCCCTCGGTGCCCTGCCCGCCTTCACCGCCTCCGCCGCACCCCGGCGCCCGGCCGACACCCCGCCGCTCACCGGCACATCACACGACCAACTGTGGTGGCAGGCCCCCGGCGACGAGGGCTCCCTGATCGAGCAGGGCCTGCCGGTCGGCAACGGCCGCCTCGGCGCCCTCGCGAGCAACGACCCCGGCCGCGAACTGCTGCTGATCACCGACGCCACGATGTGGACCGGCGGCCTCAACGACGCCCTCGACGCCGACGGCCAATTCCCCTACGGACGCGGCGACTTCGGCTCCTTCACCCTGCTCGCCCGGCTCACCGTGGACATCCCCGACCACGACCTGTCCGGTGTCAACGGCTACCGCCGCACCCTCGACCTCGCACAGGGACTGGTCACCAGCTCCTACGTCCGCTCCGGTGTCACCTACCGGCGCCAGGTCTTCGCCAGCCACCCCGACGACGCGATCGTCCTGCACTTCACACAGAGCGGCGGCGGCCACTACACCGGCACCCTCACTCTGGGGGGCACCCATGGCGAAAAGCCCTCGAGCGCCGAGTCGTTCGGCGCGTCCTTCCCGGGCGGCCTGCGGTACGGCGCGGCGGTCACGGCATACGGCAGCGGCGGCCGGGTCCGCGTCAACGGCACGCGCATCGACTTCTCCGGCTGCGAGGACCTCACGGTGGTGGTCAGCGGTGGCACCAACTACGTGCCCGACGCCGACCGTGAGTACCGCGACCCCTCCCTCGACCCCGAGAAGCTGGCCCGTACGAAGGTCCGCGCCGCCGCCCGGCACTCGGCGGACACCCTGCGGCGCACCCACATCGCCGACTACCGCGGCTTGTACGAGAAGTTCGCCCTCTCACTCGGCACCTCCACGGACGCCCAGCGATCCCTGGACACCTGGGAGCGGCTCACGGCACGCGCCCGGGACGGTGAGCCCGACCCCGAACTGGAGGCCGCCTACCTCCAGTACAGCCGTTACCTGATGATCTCCGGCTCGCGCGACAGCCTTCCCCTGAACCTCCAGGGCCTGTGGCTGGACGGCAACGACCCGGACTGGATGGGCGACTACCACACCGACATCAACATCCAGATGAACTACTGGATGGCCGACCGGGCGGGCCTGTCCTCCTGCTTCGACGCCTTCGCCGACTACTGCCTGGCCCAGCTTCCGTCCTGGGCCGAGCTCACCCACGACCTCTTCAACGACCCGCGCAACCGCTACCGCAACTCCACCGGGAAGGTCGGCGGCTGGGCCGTGGCCTTCTCCACCAACATCCACGGTGGAAGCGGCTGGTGGTGGCATCCCGCGGGCAATGCCTGGCTGAGCAACAGCCTGTACGAGCACTACGAGTACACCCAGTCGCGGGCGTATCTGGCGAAGATCTACCCGCTGCTCAAGGGCGCCTGCGAGTTCTGGGAGGCGCGGCTGCTCACCACCACCCTCCCCGGCACCTCAAAGGAGGTGCTGATCGACGACAGCGACTGGTCGCCCGAACACGGCCCGCAGGACGCCAAGGGCAACACCTACTCCCAGGAACTGGTGTGGGCGCTGTTCGGCAACTTCGCCGCCGCGGCCGCCGAGCTGAAGAAGGACACCGGCTACGCGGCCACGATCGCCTCGCTGCGCGAGAAGCTGTACCTGCCGGAGGTGAGCCCGAAGACCGGATGGCTCCAGGAGTGGATGTCCCCCGACAACCTCGGCGAGACCACCCACCGCCATCTGTCCGCCCTGATCGGCCTGTTCCCCGGCGACCGCATCCGCCCCGACGGCTCCACTCCCCAGGAGATCGTGGACGGGGCCACCGCCCTGCTCACCGCGCGCGGTATGAACAGCTTCGGCTGGGCCAACGCCTGGCGCGCCCTGTGCTGGGCGCGGCTGAAGAACGCCGACAAGGCATACCAGCTCATCGCCAACAACCTCCGGCCCTCCACCGACGGCAGCAACGGCACCGCGTTCAACCTCTTCGACATCTACGAGGTCGAGAAGGGCCGTGGCATCTTCCAGATCGACGCCAACTTCGGCACCCCGGCCGCCATCAGCGAGATGCTGCTGTACTCCCGCCCCGGCCACCTGGAACTGCTCCCCGCCCTGCCCGACGCCTGGTCCGCGTCCGGCTCGGTCACGGGACTGGCCGCGCGCGGCGGCTTCGTCGTCGATCTGCACTGGAAGCAGGGGGTGCCGACGTCGGTCCGGATCCACAGTGTCGGCGGCCGCACCACGACGGTGGCCCACGGTGGCACCTCCCGTACGATCCGCCTGGCGCCCGGCGAGTCCCTCACGTTGAAGGGCCTCGCCCGATGA